The nucleotide window GTATCTCTTCTACATCTTCCTGAATTTCTTCGATATCTTCCTGAATTTCTTCTACATCCTCTTGTATCTCTTCGATGTCTTTACTGTTTTTATTGACTGACATCTGGATAAAAATGGCCAGGTAGATAGCTTCGAGTGAAACTATCGTGGTGAGTACCAGCAGCATTTTATCGAAGCTTACGATATGTAATGGAGGCAATGCAAAAGCAGTTATAAATAGCAGCGTATGTACTGCCAGCGACGGAGTAGATCCGATCCATCGTGTAGCTACGTCCGCAATACGCTCCAGTCGCTC belongs to Niabella yanshanensis and includes:
- a CDS encoding DUF1003 domain-containing protein; this encodes MQQKDTHTLGERNRERLERIADVATRWIGSTPSLAVHTLLFITAFALPPLHIVSFDKMLLVLTTIVSLEAIYLAIFIQMSVNKNSKDIEEIQEDVEEIQEDIEEIQEDVEEIQEDVEELQEEMDDEPKDDTLPSATQHTEAQNRTDKIIQIQELIIRLQQEVELLKSEKG